A single window of Hyla sarda isolate aHylSar1 chromosome 2, aHylSar1.hap1, whole genome shotgun sequence DNA harbors:
- the ZDHHC23 gene encoding palmitoyltransferase ZDHHC23 codes for MRWEVTLSLETKSRETASPSATSCVVIPGSLLLRCCSSTRWITCKSLQPEVLARVIETASDRFRVPWIRGARKVNLSILPPLVLLPISLHVAAFHVLLGVMVLSSLPVLVIWYYQLTHRRKGKTLLFLSLALFSLGYMYYNFVQEVLLRGHLGWGHFSAITCGLLLTLLFLVKAKRDPGYITRSAARGKREPAGGVQTAEGGAPGGIQEENGNLTEKNWCKICKVPKPLRSGHCRICESCVRRMDHHCVWIDNCIGARNHKFFILLLVFFLFTSIYGIIMTLRAVCRGRSVFIALFYCPGVYANYSTSFTFTCVWYCAIITAGMGYVLLIQLLNISYNVTEREARMALREKSGRCILGGLVVDPGTFNQGFFQNWLHFLSADGEAAEQDLSDIV; via the exons ATGCGGTGGGAAGTAACACTGAGTCTAGAGACGAAATCTCGCGAGACAGCGTCACCAAGCGCT ACATCGTGTGTGGTTATTCCTGGATCTTTATTGTTGCGCTGTTGTTCTTCCACCAGATGGATCACCTGTAAGTCGCTGCAGCCGGAGGTCCTGGCCAGGGTGATAGAGACGGCGTCCGATCGTTTCCGTGTCCCATGGATTCGTGGTGCCAGGAAGGTTAACCTGAGTATCCTGCCCCCACTAGTCCTGCTGCCCATCTCCCTGCATGTGGCAGCGTTCCATGTTCTCCTAGGGGTGATGGTCCTCAGCTCCCTGCCCGTCTTGGTGATCTGGTATTATCAGCTGACACATCGGCGCAAAGGAAAGACCCTCCTGTTCCTCAGCCTGGCGCTCTTCTCTCTGGGCTACATGTATTATAACTTTGTGCAGGAGGTTCTCCTCAGGGGGCACCTGGGCTGGGGTCACTTCTCCGCCATCACCTGCGGTCTGCTGCTCACCCTTCTGTTCCTAGTGAAGGCCAAGCGGGATCCGGGCTACATCACCAGAAGTGCCGCAAGAGGGAAGAGGGAGCCTGCAGGCGGAGTCCAGACAGCTGAAGGTGGCGCCCCCGGAGGAATCCAGGAGGAAAACGGAAATCTCACCGAGAAAAACTGGTGTAAAATCTGCAAAGTGCCGAAACCCTTGCGGAGCGGCCACTGCCGAATCTGTGAGAGCTGCGTCCGGCGGATGGACCATCACTGTGTGTG GATCGATAACTGCATCGGAGCTCGCAATCACAAATTCTTCATCTTGCTGCTGGTGTTTTTCCTTTTCACCTCTATATACGGGATAATAATGACGCTCAGAGCCGTATGTCGGGGCCGCAGTGTCTTCATTGCCTTATTCTACTGCCCGGGTGTCTACGCCAACTACAG CACATCATTCACCTTCACCTGCGTGTGGTATTGCGCCATTATCACAGCTGGTATGGGCTACGTCCTGCTCATTCAGCTGCTGAACATCAGCTACAACGTCACGGAACGCGAGGCGAGGATGGCCCTGCgggagaagagcggccgctgtaTCCTCGGGGGTCTGGTCGTGGACCCAGGAACCTTCAACCAGGGATTTTTTCAGAACTGGCTCCACTTCCTGTCTGCGGACGGCGAGGCGGCGGAGCAGGACCTGTCGGACATCGTGTGA